One window from the genome of Nomascus leucogenys isolate Asia chromosome 12, Asia_NLE_v1, whole genome shotgun sequence encodes:
- the PEX11B gene encoding peroxisomal membrane protein 11B isoform X3: MNLSRDAYEIRLLMEQESLACSRRLKGSGGGVPGGSESGGLGGPGTPGGGLPQLALKLRLQVLLLAQVLRGHPPLLLDVVRNACDLFIPLDKLGLWRCGPGIVGLCGLVSSILSILTLIYPWLRLKP, translated from the coding sequence ATGAATTTGAGCCGTGATGCTTATGAGATTCGCCTACTGATGGAGCAAGAGTCTTTAGCTTGTAGCCGGCGACTGAAAGGTTCCGGAGGAGGAGTCCCAGGAGGAAGTGAAAGTGGGGGACTTGGGGGACCAGGGACTCCGGGAGGAGGTCTGCCCCAACTGGCTCTGAAACTTCGGCTGCAAGTCCTGCTCCTGGCTCAAGTCCTTAGAGGTCATCCCCCACTTCTGCTAGACGTGGTCAGAAATGCCTGTGATCTCTTCATTCCTCTGGACAAACTAGGCCTCTGGCGCTGTGGCCCTGGGATCGTGGGGCTTTGTGGCCTTGTGTCCTCCATCCTGTCTATTCTCACCCTAATCTATCCCTGGCTACGACTCAAGCCCTGA